GCCTCCCGGACCAGCCGGAGGGCGTCCTCGAGATCCCGTCCCTCCAGCCTGCCGGTGACGGCGTGGTTGATCATCGGGTCGCCGGTCATGGCCGCCCCGAAGGCCGGTAGGGCTCCTTGAGGAGCCGGTGGAACTCCCGGTGGAAGATCTGGTTGACCACCTCGTTGCGGCCGATGACCATCTCGGCGGCGTCGGCGCTCTCCACGGCCCGCTGCGACCCGCGCAGCAGCGGGAAGTCCTCGCCGTGGAGCACGGCCAGGAGGATGTCCCAGTTCTTGTTCCAGCGCCGCTCCCAGGCCTCCTCGTCCAGCCCCGAGTCCTCCACGGTCGGCACCAGGACCCGCATCTGCATGTAGCACTGCGCCGGATCGGTCTCGTGGGGGCGGAAGGTGAGCAGCTCGAAGTGGTCGGGCAGCCTCAGCAGGGTGCTGTTGGGGCCGACGAAGTGGGACTCGGTGACGTCCTTGCCGAGGGACTTGCCGGTGGGGTCCTCCTCCAGCCAGCGGTCCAGGGTCTTGCGGGCCGACAGGAAGCGGGCGTGCCGCCCGAAGTCCTCGACGGCGAGGATGTTGGTGTGGATGATCTTGCCCGCGGTGTTCGGGTGGGCGTACTTGATGTGGTAACCGTCCAGGAACGCGTCCTGCATGATCTTCCAGTTGACCGGCTCGAGGAAGGTCTCCTCCCGGAAGTTCA
The sequence above is drawn from the Actinomadura hallensis genome and encodes:
- a CDS encoding aromatic ring-hydroxylating oxygenase subunit alpha, producing MAATDVARERRIRRLLELLREEKTDLMDTTESFGPDWFTDPDLARKERELIFGAVPTIVAHRSQLPRPNDFITLTMPRNKVILMRQKDGSVKAFVNACRHRGALLEEAPAGRCRIFSCGYHRWSYDPDGSLRTITYEDSFGEIDRSKYGLVELPVEERHGFIWLVDRAGASIDVADWLGPEMDSAMAGYGLDKLVNFREETFLEPVNWKIMQDAFLDGYHIKYAHPNTAGKIIHTNILAVEDFGRHARFLSARKTLDRWLEEDPTGKSLGKDVTESHFVGPNSTLLRLPDHFELLTFRPHETDPAQCYMQMRVLVPTVEDSGLDEEAWERRWNKNWDILLAVLHGEDFPLLRGSQRAVESADAAEMVIGRNEVVNQIFHREFHRLLKEPYRPSGRP